The following DNA comes from Hordeum vulgare subsp. vulgare chromosome 3H, MorexV3_pseudomolecules_assembly, whole genome shotgun sequence.
AAGCTACCAAGCTGGCTCTGGGGTGAGGTTGTGGCTACTGATGTGTTCATACTGAACCGGTCGTACGCAGCAGCGTCGATGGCATGACGCCATatgaggcatggcatggcaagaaACCAACGGTGCACTACTTGCGAGTGTTCGGCAGCATCGCCTATGTCAAGAGAACACGCCCGGGGCTCAAGAAATTGGATGATCGCAGcaccaagatgatcttcatcggcTATGAAGAGGGGTCGAAGGTCTATAGGGTTTATGATCCACTGACACGGCGGGTGTATGCCACCCGAGATGTGGTGTTCGACGAAGACGCGAGCTGGGACTGGGACGAGGGCCAGGAAGCGCACCCTTCGTTCTGCGTCCAGCTCCCGCTCGCCACTGGTGCAAGACTATCACCCCCACCGGCGTCAGCTTTGTCGGAAGCAGGGCGGACGCCAGGAACGCCACGGACACCTGCGTTGCCAGCCACCCCTGCGAGCTGTGGAGCACTGGCAACGCCAGTCTCCCCGTCAGATAAGACAGGTACACCCAGCAGCAGCAAGTCCAAGGGAGCTGAACCGGGGGGAGTGGAGTTTGCGTCGCCACCAGCACCCATTCCAGACATCTTTGATGCAGACGATGATCTGTCAGTAGAGGGCCATCGATTCAGAAGGATGTCAGATATTCTTCGAGGCCCAGCAAGGCAGCCGTCTGAACACCTGATGCTGATGGAAGAGGAGCCGGCTAGCTTTCTCGAAGCTGAACCCCATGAGAGCTGGCGTAGAGCAATGCTAGAGGAACTGGCAAGCATCGAGGAGAACGAGACCTGGACTTTAAGTGATCTTCCTCCGGGTCACCAGGCAATCGGACTTAAGTGGGTGTTCAAGATCAAAAAGGATGCAGATGGAGCTGTTATCAAGCACAAAGCAAGGTTGGTAGCGAGGGGTTTTGTGCAGAAGGAGGGAGTAGATTTTGATGATGCTTTCGCACCCGTGGCGCGGTTGGACTCTATTCGTGTCATGATCGGCACGGCGGCACAGCACGGCTGGAGTTTGCATCACCTCAACGTTAAGTCAGCATTCTTGAACGGTGATCTCAAGGAGGAGGTTTACGTTGCTCAACCACCTGGCTTTGCTCGGAGGGGAGAAGAACAAAAGGTCTACCGCCTGCACAAGGCGCTCTATGGCCTGCGGCAAGCGTCGCGGGCGTGGAACGCGAAGCTCGACGCCACTCGGAAGGACTTGGGGTTTTCCTGCTGCCCAGCGGATCATGCTCTGTATGCTCGTGGCAGAGATAAGACGCGGCTCATGGTCGGCGTCTACGTTGATGATCTAGTCGTTACCGGAGCAGACAACGACTGCGTCAACAGTTTCAAGGCAGAGATGATGGCAAAGTTCCGCATGAGCGATCTTGGACTGCTTAGTTTTTACCTGGGCATCGAGGTGAAGCAAGGAGCAGGAGTTATCACTCTCTCCCAGGCAACTTATGCAGGAAAGCTGCTGGAGCGCGCGGGCATGGCAGACTGCAACCCGACGCATGTCCCCATGGAGCCACGGCTCCGTCTAAGCAAGACGGGGCAAGAGCCACTGGTTGATGCCACGGACTATAGGAGTGTCATCGAAGGACTACGGTATCTTACCCACACTCGACCAGACATTGTGTTTGCGGTGGGATACGTCGGTCGATTCATGGAGGCGCCAAACGCGGCGCACCTCACTGCTGTCAAACACTTGCTCCGCTACATTGCAGGAACACGGCGATTCGGCTACAAATACACCAAGGGCGGAGACAGTCAGCTTGTCGGCTACAGCGACTCCGACATGGCCGGGGATGTGGACGATCGAAAGAGCACTTctgagaacctcttcttcctcgggggTGCACCAATCTCCTGGCAGTCTCAGAAGCAAAAGAGCGTCGCCTTATCTTCGTGCAAGGCTGAATacgtagcagcaacaacagcagcgtgTCAGGCAGTCTGGTTGAGCAGACTCATGGGCGACCTGCTGATGAAGGAACACGAAGCAGTCACCATCTACGTCGACAACAAATCAGCTATACAGCTGTGCAAAAACCTTGTATTTCATGatcggagcaagcacatagatgtgCAGTTTCATTTCATCAGACGATGCATTGAGGAAGGGAAGATCAGGGTTGAGCATATTCCCACTGGTGATCAGCTCGCAGACATGTTCACGAAGTCACTCGGGCGCACTCGTTTCCAGGAGCTGCGCGCACGCATAGGTATGATGGAGGTCTAATCATTCTCATCCTACTAGCTTGGGGGGAGATTGTTAGCAAAATAAGCTAGTATGTTAGTCACACGCTGGATGGGCTGTTGCTTCTTTTCACGAGTTCAGTTTCTTCAGTTAAACAGCCCCGTAGTTCTTTCTTCAGACGTGTTCCTGTCTTTCCTTCGGCTAAGGACGCGGTATGTGCGCTCCCAGCCCGTAGCTTGCGGCGAgcgttgtccatgatcgtgggatggcacgatccaGTAGTGGGGGCGCGCCTCGATCCGTTTTTCCCGTTTTCTGAAAGCGAATAAGAGGAGAACCAGAAAAGCAGCAGGTTTTGCGCGCTGCACAAAACAGActatcgtcttctccaactctcaTCGCCATAGACAGTAGCTCTCCCTCTCTCGATTGATCAGGGTTAGGATAGAGATTACACAGCCGTCATGGATGATACCCCTACTATCCTTGCAACACCGACGGCCTGCGACGATGCTCCATGGCAGCATTGTCCGACCGCGACGATGCTCCATCTTAGCACCAACGACCTTCGGCGATGCTCCATCCTAGCATCGCCCGACCACGACGATGCCTCGTCGCAGCACGGAAGGTCCTCTAGCGATGCTCCGTCGTAGTACGGCCATGCTCCCTTGCAGCACCGACGGCCTCTCACGATGCTCCGTTGCAGCGCCGCCCGACCACGGCGATGCTCCCCCTCCGTCACAACACGGACGACCTCTAGCGATGCTCCTTCGTAGCCGACGATGCTCCGTCGCAGCACTGACGTCCTTCGACGATGCTCTTTTGAAGCACCACCCGACCACGGTGATGCTCCCCCATAGCATGTACGGCCTGCGACGATGCTCCGTCGCAGCACCGAAGCACCGGTCGACCACGACGATGCTCCATTGTAGCGGGCTCCAAGAATGCTCCCTTGCAGCACCGCCCGACCATGACAATGCTCCCTCGCTGCACCGGCGACCTCTGATCATACTCTGTTGCAGCACCAGCCGACCACGATGATGCTCCGTCATAGCACCGTCGACCTTCAATCCAATGATGCTCCATTGCGGCACCGCTTGAGCACGGCGATGCTCCGTTGCGGCGGCCTTCGACGATGCTCCCTTGCAGCTCCGCTCGACGGGACGATGCTCCACGCAGCATCGACGGCCTTCGATCATGCATTCATGCTCCGTTGTAGCACCGGCCGACCACGATAAAGCTCCGTCATAGCACCGACGAACTCCGACGATGCTCCATTGCCGCACCGCCCGACGTGTGAAGAGCATGGGCAGCAGCTCTTAGAGCGCGCCTATGAGCCATCAGCCTATCACAATACAATAGCCTCGGGCAGCATCGCCGGCCAATACCTCACAGCAACGTTGCTTCCCGTCGCAGCAGCGGTTGGCGGCGGCTCACCGTCACCCAACGTCTCATAGCAGCGGCCACCCAACTCTGCCGCAGGTCCCCTTGGGGAGGAGCATGGCGCTGGTTGGGCCTTGGGCGCGGCAGCTTGCAGCACGGCGCCGCGATTCCTCGCAGCTCCCGACGACCCGCAGCTATGGCGACTCCTCACAACGCCCGACAACATAGTTACCCTGCCATCCTGCCTTGCAGCAACTGGTGCTACGCTGCACAGCCAGAGGTCTGCATATTACTTCCTATAGTCAATGTAAAATGTTTGCAACTAAAATAATAAGCAGCAGTACCAGCCCAGAGCCAATGCCTCATGGTGTATAATGAATGATTGTGTGTATGATGCAGCAAAAGGATATAGGATACCATATAGAACCTACTAAAACCAGATTCTCAATTTGACTCGTGATTTTCCAGGATGATACGCATCTTGCTAGCGAGAAGGAACAAACTGTAGCAAATATAGAGCTAGGAGTGacaaggtggtaccttcatgcatCTTGCTAGCAAGTTCAGGATCAAACTGTAGCTCTTCACACAGATTTTGGAGGAACGATGCTTTGCTAGGAGCTGCAGCCAAATCAGTGTTAAAAGATTTTGCAAGTCTCTTTCTATATGTCTGAAAGGTATTTAAGTTATTCAATGATCATCACAATATATCAGAGATAAATAGTACTTTCGTGGTGGAGAAATAGTTAGAAACAAGTCACAGCGCCAGCCGTTTCAGAGTACCATTTACATAGTTGATACTACGAGGGTAAGAAAAATAGAACAATATATCAAAAATGTAATGTTACATCATGTGTACATGGACACCTCATGAGCACATAGATACCAAGTACTCATACAAAATTTGAAGCATCTTCATTTTTTCATTTCGAGATCGATTTCACCCCCTAATATATCTATGGAAGGTAACATCACATGTGCAATGAGTAGAGCTAGAGATGCAATTAAGGAAAATAAAACATTTTTTGGCACCATAAACTACAGTTATCTGACCTCCATGACTTCAAGTGCGGGCTTGCAGCACCCGTCAAATGTTTGATCTACTCCCTAACAGCTCGTCACCTCCTCCATAGTGCCCGGCAGAGGGAGCCAATATGGCACTGCAGATTTTCAACTTACCAAGGCCATCAGGAAGAGGTAAACATATGTGGTTGAATAATGCCAAACAACAAACAAACCATCGGGATTGAAGcagcctactgttgctacttctcgcAATGATACGCACAAGGCGCTAGCCCTGGCATCCAcgcaaataaaagaaaaatgcaaGAAAAGTAAGTACCTAGAGAAACAATAATTGATGTGTCCCTACCTATAAGCTGATTTCGTTGACAATATAACCTGAAAGAACACCGGGTACATGTCTTTAGATGTAAACACACACCACAAGCATGCAACAACTTTTCAGGATAAATGGTGAAAATAGATGTGCATCATTTACGAGGTGAAGTTAAAATAACCATTAGACAAACACTGAAGTTAACTGTATGGAAACATTTAACTTTACACATTGCTACCTTTTAGTTGGAAGATATCACATATGGGTATGCACCTGCACGGGCACTAACAAAACTTCTAATACTATAAGAAAAGAAATATCACCCGGTTATTTTAATTAGTTGCAATTCATCTACCATTGATTTatgattttcatttttttactttCTAGCTCTTGATTCTATATTCCATCCTAGATAAATGTTAAGCTTTCTTAATTGTGTAATAAACTCTAATAATTACTGATAGTATTCACACATCTCGCTCCTGCACAATATTGGTAAAAGCCATATTTATAACCCTTAAGTAGAGCTGATATCTATTTATCTCAGGTTAACAATGTTGGTTCAATCAAAATGTGAGTGTATGCTCTCAGTTTCTTCTAGATTAGTAAAATGGATGTGACAAACAAGACACCGGCATATTTTTCAAATGACTACAAATTTTGAGTACTGCATTTGATACTTCTAGTTTATGCTAAAGACCAGACCATGTCAGACTACCTAGCTAATGATGATTGTGGTAGCCTGTCGCAACTATGGGAAAAAAACTATTTTTTTAGGCGCCCAAGCATTGCAATCCCTCAAAAGAGTGGATACAAGCACACATGCAACTCAGATGTCAGTATGAGCAGCATCAACAGTTTTTTCAGGAATGCAGAGACGCACTTGGAATGCCGTCAAAGCTTATGTTTCATCCTTGCTCAGCTCTCCGTCAGCTACAAACTGCTGAAGCTTCTGTCTGTAAATGTCTGAAGTACGAAGCGGCATTAATACACGCTGATAATCACAAATACAAAGACAGTAATTTTAGTCATAtcatattcgtctttctttcctaCTCCCTCTGATCCATAATAAGTGTTGTGGTTTTGGTTTTAGTTTGAACAATAACCGCGACACTTattatggatcggagggagtagtaaaaatCCATTCCTGCTCATACAACACAAGACCGGCAATGTAAAGATTAAGTAAATGCAGTCAGTTGCCTTGCTGCATATTACTTCCTATAGTCAATGTAAAATGTTTGCAACTAAAATAATAAGCAGCAGTACCAGCCCAGAGCCAATGCCTCATGGTGTATAATGAATGATTGTGTGTATGATGCAGCAAAAGGATATAGGATACCATATAGAACCTACTAAAACCAGATTCTCAATTTGACTCGTGATTTTCCAGGATGGTACGCATCTTGCTAGCGAGAAGGAACAAACTGTAGCAAATATAGAGCTAGGAGTGacaaggtggtaccttcatgcatCTTGCTAGCAAGTTCAGGATCAAACTGTAGCTCTTCACACAGATTTTGGAGGAACGATGCTTTGCTAGGAGCTGCAGCCAAATCAGTGTTAAAGGATTTTGCAAGTCTCTTTCTGTATGCTTGAGATTTGACATCTAAGATGATTGCTTCTGCTTCACGCTTCCCCAGTCCAAATATATTTCTCAGATTGTTCAAAGGAGTAAGCTGGAATTTTTAATCACAGAAAGATTTATCTTGTTAAagcttagttgttgttgttgtcaagaTTTATCTTGTTAAGATACTACCGTATGTTTTTAGACTCAATGGTCAGAGAGCATGGGCAAAAATATAAGATGATTCATGTTGAAAAAACAAAATTGTTAGCCGGATATGATACGATTGCTAAGTTGTGTACTTCTCAAATTATTTTATATTGATTAAAGCAACCTTtgcataacaatgacaacaaatcaAAGTACTTGTTATTATTTATCAAGACTGTTCCCAGTTATATAATTGATGAAAAATAACTTCATGACTGTTCCCAGTTATATAATTGATAAAAAATAGCTCCATAATAACAGAGATGCATAAAATGTGGACTACTATGACTCGTCTATTTAAAGTCTCACAATCATATCCAACTTATAAACACTTATTAAAGGGCAGCTGATggataaattttcaaaaaatcaggTCTCCAAGGGGCCAGCATAAACATCATTTGAGAAGCTCTTTTAAGTTATTCTTATTGTGGAAAACAGGAATTCTGCTAAGCATCAGTTTGTTGGCATGAATTGACATAAACTCTATTTGAATCAGACTCTACTCCAAGGTGCTCAAGTCCGCCCTCCGCTACGACCAGCAGACCCTCAACACCTTCGTCTTCTTCAAGGACCTGGGCGCCAACGCCGGCGTCCTCTCCGGGCTCATCAACGAGGTCACCCCGCCCTGGGTCGTGCTCGCCATGGGCGCCACCATGAACCTCGTCGGCTACCTCATGATCTACCTCGCCATCGACGGCCGCACGTCCCGCCCGCCCGTCTGGCTCATGTGCGTCTACATCTGCGTCGGCGCCAACTCGCAGTCCTTCGCCAACACCGGCGCGCTCGTCACCTGCGTCAAGAACTTCCTGGAGAGCCGCGGCGTCGTGCTGGGCCTGCTcaagggcttcgttggcctcaccGGCGCCATCTTCACCTAGCTCTACATCGCCATCTACGGCGACGACGCCAAGTCGGTCGTGCTGCTCGTCGCATGGCTCCCCGCCGCCGTCTCCATCCTCTTCGTCCACACCGTGCGCATCATGCCGCACCGCCCCGTCCGGCGCGGAGAAGACGAGACGGCCGCCACCACCAGCAACCCCTTCTACTGATTCCTCTACATCTCCATGGCGCTCGCCACGTACCTACTCGTCATGATCGTGGTGCAGAACCAGATGGAGCTCTCGCACCCGGCGCTCGTCGTGTCGGCCACCGCGCTcatgctcatcctcctcctccccctcgccgtcgtcgtcaagCAGGAGTACAGGAT
Coding sequences within:
- the LOC123442323 gene encoding protein TIC110, chloroplastic-like: MILTPLNNLRNIFGLGKREAEAIILDVKSQAYRKRLAKSFNTDLAAAPSKASFLQNLCEELQFDPELASKMHEDIYRQKLQQFVADGELSKDET